Proteins from one Lepidochelys kempii isolate rLepKem1 chromosome 6, rLepKem1.hap2, whole genome shotgun sequence genomic window:
- the SH2B1 gene encoding SH2B adapter protein 1 isoform X1, whose amino-acid sequence MNGSVAPPGVVEAAAPLPSPGWRDFCEAHARAAALDFARRFRAFLSENPQFAAPGAEAAFSRRFAEHFVEHFEAEVSRACAGDSPPRCDIAPFTGAHHCPGGASSSSTRDLSETCSDSSVASPVEPQPGLASGLSSSQSRSSEDVSASAATASTKPKLKKRFSLRNVSRSVRGSMRGILQWKSSAESPTEEEAGGANTNSNSSGGGAADSLPTERWTHKFERLRLSKAPAPKVELSSVRREGLLNYIVADDSGGGGGSRARWQKCRLLLRKAGKGEGEGYLLEFYIPPKSTKARVSILCSAVTDVRTTTPLEMPDKENTFVLKMENSLEYILETVDSLQMRSWLADIQDCMSLGENADSTDLPCLNHSESMPSRELPMVPSESSEQLSQGAYGGLSERPSASISPSSVSIAASHFNSMELLPPELPPRVPIDEAAERLQGPYPPGLLHTPFPDTPDATGSFLFQGEPDPGGGDPEHPLSEYPWFHGTLSRLKAAQLVLAGGPSSHGVFLVRQSETRRGEYVLTFNFQGKAKHLRLSLNEDGQCRVQHLWFQTIFDMLEHFRVHPIPLESGGSSDVTLVSYVVASRRLHEPSTSHSLPPQPPSWHAAPEGGPLQPPWLIPEAPAPGNPSLPQEEEEGGSTGDLEDGATGRLLQLQAEEPEGDTGHARAINNQYSFV is encoded by the exons ATGAACGGCAGCGTGGCGCCACCGGGGGTGGTGGAGGCGGCGGCACCGCTGCCCTCGCCCGGCTGGCGGGATTTCTGCGAGGCCCATGCCCGGGCAGCTGCCTTGGACTTTGCACGGCGCTTCCGCGCCTTCCTGAGCGAGAACCCCCAGTTTGCAGCACCGGGGGCCGAGGCTGCCTTCTCCCGCCGCTTCGCGGAGCACTTCGTGGAGCACTTTGAGGCCGAGGTGAGCCGGGCCTGTGCCGGCGACTCACCCCCCCGCTGCGACATCGCTCCCTTCACTGGAGCCCACCATTGCCCTGGGGgcgcttcctcctcctccacccgtGACCTCTCAGAGACCTGCAGCGACTCCTCGGTGGCCTCTCCAGTGGAGCCGCAGCCCGGCCTGGCCTCGGGGCTGTCCAGCAGCCAGTCTCGTAGCTCCGAGGACGTCTCCGCCTCTGCCGCgactgccagcacaaagcctaaGCTCAAAAAGCGTTTCTCCCTGCGCAACGTCAGCCGCAGCGTGCGGGGCAGCATGCGAGGCATTCTGCAGTGGAAGAGCTCAGCCGAGTCCCCCACTGAGGAGGAGGCTGGCGGGGCCAACACCAATTCCAACTCCTCAGGGGGTGGGGCAGCGGACTCCTTGCCCACCGAGCGCTGGACACACAAGTTTGAGAGGCTGCGGCTCAGCAAGGCGCCTGCCCCCAAAGTGGAACTGTCCAGTGTGCGCCGGGAGGGGCTGCTCAATTATATTGTGGCCGATGACAGCGGAGGGGGGGGTGGCAGCCGGGCCCGATGGCAGAAATGCCGGCTGCTGCTGCGGAAGGCAGGCAAGGGAGAGGGCGAGGGCTACCTGCTGGAGTTCTACATCCCCCCCAAG TCCACCAAGGCCCGGGTCAGCATCCTCTGCTCGGCTGTGACAGACGTGCGCACCACCACACCGCTGGAGATGCCTGACAAGGAAAACACCTTTGTCTTAAAG ATGGAGAACTCTCTTGAGTACATTCTGGAGACGGTCGATTCGCTGCAGATGAGGTCGTGGCTGGCCGACATCCAGGACTGCATGAGCCTGGG GGAGAACGCGGACAGCACGGACCTGCCCTGTCTCAACCACTCGGAGAGCATGCCGAGTCGGGAGCTGCCCATGGTGCCCAGTGAGAGCAGCGAGCAGCTCTCCCAGG GTGCATATGGGGGTCTGTCTGAGCGCCCCTCAGCTTCCATCTCCCCCAGCTCTGTCTCCATCGCTGCTTCCCACTTCAACTCCATGGAGCTGCTGCCTCCCGAGCTGCCCCCCCGGGTCCCCATCGATGAGGCAGCTGAGCGGCTGCAGGGTCCCTACCCCCCTGGCCTGCTGCACACGCCCTTCCCCGACACTCCCGACGCCACAG GCTCGTTCCTGTTCCAGGGGGAGCCGGACCCCGGGGGAGGCGACCCAGAGCATCCCCTCTCCGAGTACCCCTGGTTCCATGGCACCTTGTCCCGGCTGAAGGCCGCCCAGCTGGTCCTGGCTGGCGGCCCCAGCAGCCATGGTGTCTTCCTGGTGCGGCAGAGTGAGACCCGGCGGGGGGAGTACGTGCTGACCTTCAACTTCCAGGGCAAGGCCAAG cACCTGCGCCTGTCACTGAACGAGGACGGGCAGTGCCGCGTGCAGCACCTCTGGTTCCAGACCATCTTCGACATGCTGGAGCACTTCCGAGTGCACCCCATCCCTCTGGAGTCGGGCGGCTCCAGTGACGTCACCCTGGTCAGCTACGTGGTGGCCTCACGGCGGCTGCATG AGCCGAGCACCTCCCATagcctgcccccccaacccccatcctggCACGCAGCTCCAGAGGGggggcccctgcagcccccctggcTCATCCCCGAAGCCCCAG
- the SH2B1 gene encoding SH2B adapter protein 1 isoform X2, which translates to MNGSVAPPGVVEAAAPLPSPGWRDFCEAHARAAALDFARRFRAFLSENPQFAAPGAEAAFSRRFAEHFVEHFEAEVSRACAGDSPPRCDIAPFTGAHHCPGGASSSSTRDLSETCSDSSVASPVEPQPGLASGLSSSQSRSSEDVSASAATASTKPKLKKRFSLRNVSRSVRGSMRGILQWKSSAESPTEEEAGGANTNSNSSGGGAADSLPTERWTHKFERLRLSKAPAPKVELSSVRREGLLNYIVADDSGGGGGSRARWQKCRLLLRKAGKGEGEGYLLEFYIPPKSTKARVSILCSAVTDVRTTTPLEMPDKENTFVLKMENSLEYILETVDSLQMRSWLADIQDCMSLGENADSTDLPCLNHSESMPSRELPMVPSESSEQLSQGAYGGLSERPSASISPSSVSIAASHFNSMELLPPELPPRVPIDEAAERLQGPYPPGLLHTPFPDTPDATGSFLFQGEPDPGGGDPEHPLSEYPWFHGTLSRLKAAQLVLAGGPSSHGVFLVRQSETRRGEYVLTFNFQGKAKHLRLSLNEDGQCRVQHLWFQTIFDMLEHFRVHPIPLESGGSSDVTLVSYVVASRRLHGRDRAGSRAAACEPTQRSPDSPGLVSIGANDCLAEHLP; encoded by the exons ATGAACGGCAGCGTGGCGCCACCGGGGGTGGTGGAGGCGGCGGCACCGCTGCCCTCGCCCGGCTGGCGGGATTTCTGCGAGGCCCATGCCCGGGCAGCTGCCTTGGACTTTGCACGGCGCTTCCGCGCCTTCCTGAGCGAGAACCCCCAGTTTGCAGCACCGGGGGCCGAGGCTGCCTTCTCCCGCCGCTTCGCGGAGCACTTCGTGGAGCACTTTGAGGCCGAGGTGAGCCGGGCCTGTGCCGGCGACTCACCCCCCCGCTGCGACATCGCTCCCTTCACTGGAGCCCACCATTGCCCTGGGGgcgcttcctcctcctccacccgtGACCTCTCAGAGACCTGCAGCGACTCCTCGGTGGCCTCTCCAGTGGAGCCGCAGCCCGGCCTGGCCTCGGGGCTGTCCAGCAGCCAGTCTCGTAGCTCCGAGGACGTCTCCGCCTCTGCCGCgactgccagcacaaagcctaaGCTCAAAAAGCGTTTCTCCCTGCGCAACGTCAGCCGCAGCGTGCGGGGCAGCATGCGAGGCATTCTGCAGTGGAAGAGCTCAGCCGAGTCCCCCACTGAGGAGGAGGCTGGCGGGGCCAACACCAATTCCAACTCCTCAGGGGGTGGGGCAGCGGACTCCTTGCCCACCGAGCGCTGGACACACAAGTTTGAGAGGCTGCGGCTCAGCAAGGCGCCTGCCCCCAAAGTGGAACTGTCCAGTGTGCGCCGGGAGGGGCTGCTCAATTATATTGTGGCCGATGACAGCGGAGGGGGGGGTGGCAGCCGGGCCCGATGGCAGAAATGCCGGCTGCTGCTGCGGAAGGCAGGCAAGGGAGAGGGCGAGGGCTACCTGCTGGAGTTCTACATCCCCCCCAAG TCCACCAAGGCCCGGGTCAGCATCCTCTGCTCGGCTGTGACAGACGTGCGCACCACCACACCGCTGGAGATGCCTGACAAGGAAAACACCTTTGTCTTAAAG ATGGAGAACTCTCTTGAGTACATTCTGGAGACGGTCGATTCGCTGCAGATGAGGTCGTGGCTGGCCGACATCCAGGACTGCATGAGCCTGGG GGAGAACGCGGACAGCACGGACCTGCCCTGTCTCAACCACTCGGAGAGCATGCCGAGTCGGGAGCTGCCCATGGTGCCCAGTGAGAGCAGCGAGCAGCTCTCCCAGG GTGCATATGGGGGTCTGTCTGAGCGCCCCTCAGCTTCCATCTCCCCCAGCTCTGTCTCCATCGCTGCTTCCCACTTCAACTCCATGGAGCTGCTGCCTCCCGAGCTGCCCCCCCGGGTCCCCATCGATGAGGCAGCTGAGCGGCTGCAGGGTCCCTACCCCCCTGGCCTGCTGCACACGCCCTTCCCCGACACTCCCGACGCCACAG GCTCGTTCCTGTTCCAGGGGGAGCCGGACCCCGGGGGAGGCGACCCAGAGCATCCCCTCTCCGAGTACCCCTGGTTCCATGGCACCTTGTCCCGGCTGAAGGCCGCCCAGCTGGTCCTGGCTGGCGGCCCCAGCAGCCATGGTGTCTTCCTGGTGCGGCAGAGTGAGACCCGGCGGGGGGAGTACGTGCTGACCTTCAACTTCCAGGGCAAGGCCAAG cACCTGCGCCTGTCACTGAACGAGGACGGGCAGTGCCGCGTGCAGCACCTCTGGTTCCAGACCATCTTCGACATGCTGGAGCACTTCCGAGTGCACCCCATCCCTCTGGAGTCGGGCGGCTCCAGTGACGTCACCCTGGTCAGCTACGTGGTGGCCTCACGGCGGCTGCATG GCAGGGACAGGGCGGGCAGCCGAGCCGCCGCCTGTGAGCCGACCCAGCGCAGCCCTGACTCGCCCGGCCTCGTCTCCATCGGCGCGAATGACTGTTT AGCCGAGCACCTCCCATag